The following proteins come from a genomic window of Oricola thermophila:
- the serS gene encoding serine--tRNA ligase: protein MLDIRWIRDNPDKLDEALRKRGAAPESATLIELDEKRRAHIARLQEAQTRRNAASKEIGKAMAAKDTERAEALKTEVAEIKSFIQSGEETERELTTQLNDALSRIPNVPLDDVPVGADENDNVEVRVTGERPAFDFEPKEHFELGEALGQMDFETAAKLSGSRFTVVQGGLARLERALGQFMLDVHTREHGYTEVNPPLLVRDDAMYGTGQLPKFSEDLFQTREGFWLIPTAEVSLTNLVREEILDAATLPRRYTALTPCFRSEAGSAGRDTRGYLRQHQFYKVELVSITDAETSIEEHERMTKCAETILERLGLHFRTVVLCTGDMGFGARKTYDIEVWLPGQNMYREISSCSVCGDFQARRMNARYRAEGEKETRFVHTLNGSGVAVGRALIAVMENYQNADGSIRVPDALKPYMGGIEVIGA from the coding sequence ATGCTCGATATCCGTTGGATCCGCGACAATCCGGACAAGCTCGACGAGGCGCTTCGGAAGCGCGGCGCGGCGCCGGAAAGCGCGACCCTGATCGAACTCGACGAGAAGCGCCGCGCGCATATCGCCAGGCTGCAGGAGGCGCAGACGCGCCGCAACGCGGCCTCGAAGGAGATCGGCAAGGCCATGGCGGCCAAGGACACGGAGCGGGCGGAGGCGCTGAAGACCGAGGTCGCCGAGATCAAGTCCTTCATCCAGTCCGGCGAGGAAACGGAGCGCGAGCTGACGACGCAGCTGAACGACGCGCTGTCGCGCATTCCCAATGTGCCGCTCGACGACGTGCCGGTGGGCGCAGACGAGAACGACAACGTGGAAGTGCGCGTCACCGGCGAAAGACCGGCCTTCGATTTCGAGCCGAAGGAACATTTCGAGCTGGGCGAGGCGCTCGGCCAGATGGATTTCGAGACGGCGGCGAAACTGTCGGGATCGCGCTTCACCGTGGTGCAGGGCGGGCTGGCGCGGCTGGAGCGCGCGCTTGGCCAGTTCATGCTTGACGTGCACACGCGGGAGCACGGCTATACCGAGGTCAATCCGCCGCTGCTGGTGCGCGACGACGCCATGTACGGCACCGGTCAGTTGCCGAAATTCAGCGAGGACCTTTTCCAGACGCGCGAGGGTTTCTGGCTGATCCCCACCGCGGAGGTGTCGCTCACCAACCTGGTGCGCGAGGAAATCCTCGACGCCGCGACGCTGCCGCGCCGCTATACCGCGCTGACGCCGTGCTTCCGTTCGGAGGCCGGGTCGGCCGGGCGCGACACGCGCGGCTATCTGCGCCAGCACCAGTTCTACAAGGTCGAGCTGGTCTCGATCACCGACGCGGAGACCTCGATCGAGGAACACGAGCGCATGACGAAATGCGCCGAGACGATCCTCGAGCGGCTGGGGCTGCATTTCCGCACCGTGGTTCTGTGCACCGGCGACATGGGATTCGGCGCGCGGAAGACCTACGACATCGAGGTCTGGCTGCCGGGGCAGAACATGTACCGGGAGATCTCCTCGTGCTCGGTGTGCGGCGATTTCCAGGCACGGCGCATGAATGCGCGCTACCGCGCGGAGGGCGAGAAGGAGACGCGTTTCGTCCACACGCTGAACGGATCGGGCGTGGCGGTCGGGCGCGCCCTCATTGCCGTCATGGAAAACTACCAGAATGCCGACGGGTCGATTCGCGTCCCCGATGCGCTGAAGCCCTACATGGGCGGAATCGAGGTGATCGGGGCATGA
- the surE gene encoding 5'/3'-nucleotidase SurE: MRILITNDDGIHAEGLAVLERIAATLSDDIWVVAPETDQSGLAHSLTINDPLRLREISERRFALRGTPTDCVIMAVTHIMPEKPDLVLSGVNSGQNLADDVTYSGTVAGAMEGTLLGVRSIAISQAYNFENQRRIVPWEVVETLAPDLLRKLIGIEMDPGTFLNVNFPNCAVDAVEGVEVTRQGKLLHGLYMEERTDGRGFPYFWIRFGRGDAEAPGDSDIGALQRNRISVTPLKLDLTAHEMAQRLEEGLA, encoded by the coding sequence ATGCGCATCCTGATCACCAATGACGACGGCATACACGCCGAGGGGCTCGCGGTGCTGGAACGCATCGCCGCGACGCTCTCCGACGACATCTGGGTCGTCGCCCCGGAGACCGACCAGAGCGGGCTTGCCCATTCGCTGACGATCAACGATCCGCTGCGGCTGCGCGAGATCTCCGAGAGGCGGTTCGCGCTGCGCGGAACGCCGACGGACTGCGTGATCATGGCGGTGACGCACATCATGCCGGAAAAGCCCGATCTCGTGCTGTCCGGCGTCAATTCCGGCCAGAACCTCGCGGACGACGTGACCTATTCGGGCACCGTGGCCGGCGCCATGGAGGGCACGCTTCTCGGCGTCCGCTCGATCGCGATCTCGCAGGCCTACAATTTCGAGAACCAGCGGCGCATCGTGCCGTGGGAGGTGGTCGAGACGCTGGCGCCGGACCTGTTGCGCAAGCTCATCGGCATCGAGATGGACCCGGGCACGTTCCTCAACGTGAACTTTCCGAATTGCGCGGTCGACGCGGTCGAGGGCGTGGAGGTCACCCGGCAGGGCAAGCTTCTGCACGGGCTCTACATGGAGGAGCGCACCGACGGACGCGGTTTCCCCTATTTCTGGATTCGCTTCGGCCGCGGAGACGCGGAAGCGCCCGGCGACAGCGACATCGGCGCCTTGCAACGCAACCGGATTTCCGTGACGCCGCTGAAGCTCGACCTGACAGCCCATGAAATGGCGCAGCGACTCGAGGAAGGGCTTGCATGA
- a CDS encoding protein-L-isoaspartate(D-aspartate) O-methyltransferase, translating to MKEGDRPELRAVHQGDREGFAAFLLRMRAIGLDDKALMSAFETVPRRDFIEAQYRHLVMGPRTVPIACGETLEGLDLQARILHALGIDDSHRVLEIGTGTGYTAAVMGKIAKRVYTVERFRTLHQEAVQRIRQLGISNVIANRADGSTGSEDGPFDRIVCWAAFDSIPRQFVDQLVSGGVMVCAIGGAEQPQALARLTKTGSRFEREDIGTVRFQPIASGLPEVL from the coding sequence ATGAAGGAAGGCGACCGACCGGAGCTGCGTGCGGTTCACCAGGGAGATCGCGAGGGCTTTGCTGCGTTTCTCCTGCGGATGCGTGCGATCGGCCTGGACGACAAGGCCTTGATGAGCGCATTCGAGACCGTTCCCCGCCGCGACTTCATCGAGGCCCAGTACCGCCACCTTGTCATGGGACCGCGCACCGTCCCCATCGCCTGCGGCGAGACGCTGGAGGGGCTCGACCTTCAGGCTCGCATTCTCCATGCCCTCGGCATTGATGACAGCCATCGCGTGCTCGAGATCGGTACGGGTACCGGTTACACCGCCGCGGTCATGGGGAAGATCGCCAAGAGGGTCTATACCGTCGAGCGTTTTCGGACGCTTCACCAGGAGGCGGTACAGCGCATCCGGCAACTCGGCATAAGCAATGTCATCGCCAATCGGGCCGACGGATCGACCGGCAGCGAGGACGGCCCGTTCGATCGCATCGTTTGCTGGGCGGCCTTCGACTCCATTCCGCGCCAGTTTGTCGATCAGCTCGTTTCGGGCGGCGTGATGGTTTGCGCGATAGGCGGTGCCGAGCAGCCGCAGGCTCTTGCCCGGTTGACCAAGACGGGCAGCCGTTTCGAGCGCGAGGACATCGGTACGGTCCGCTTTCAGCCGATTGCCAGCGGATTGCCCGAGGTGCTCTAG
- a CDS encoding LysM peptidoglycan-binding domain-containing M23 family metallopeptidase yields the protein MRNKITSQGILRLARAATILSIGGLAAGCSSDVIRFSDGFYTGAIPQPNEVSQPAVTDYGQPNYDPTVVTGSVVAQPVERTMLPKPSENHLDVPQPATPVATGSSPAPFGSTNVSPVTTASIPASDPAPVRFGEPTAQQQASTPSTTKGGWTNVGATQVALRQGETIYTLARRYGVPANAIMEANGIKDPKTVSAGQKILIPTYVYSHNASVSAPDSDPATQAASAAVGNRSSLPRDVAPAPRPRPAVAKASAAPQRAEVTAGGGRYTVVAGDTLSAISRKTGASIEAIKRVNSMSTDTVRIGQTLVIPGLSAPETQQVAAAPKIDPVTTSKTRPVEDPKPVNGYTPPRVVSKSTEGSITTIETNDTARAPEATGVNTMRWPVQGRIVGAFGSNAGGKPNDGIDISVPAGTPVKAAENGVVIYAGDGLKELGKTVLVRHSDGVVTVYGHVSEIAVKRGDTVKRGQQIASSGMSGSAKQPQLHFEVRKNSKPVNPLTFLQ from the coding sequence ATGCGTAACAAAATCACAAGCCAGGGGATCTTGCGTCTGGCGAGGGCTGCAACGATTCTCTCGATCGGCGGTCTCGCAGCCGGCTGCAGTTCGGATGTGATCCGCTTTTCCGATGGATTCTATACCGGCGCGATCCCGCAGCCGAACGAGGTTTCCCAGCCGGCGGTTACCGACTACGGCCAGCCGAATTACGACCCGACGGTCGTTACGGGATCGGTCGTGGCGCAGCCGGTCGAACGCACCATGTTGCCCAAGCCGTCGGAGAACCATCTGGATGTCCCGCAGCCGGCCACCCCCGTGGCGACAGGCAGCTCGCCGGCCCCCTTCGGGTCGACCAATGTTTCGCCGGTGACGACCGCGTCCATTCCCGCGTCCGATCCGGCGCCCGTGCGTTTCGGCGAGCCGACTGCACAGCAGCAGGCATCGACGCCGTCGACGACGAAGGGGGGCTGGACCAATGTCGGAGCGACGCAGGTGGCGCTGCGTCAGGGCGAGACGATCTATACCCTGGCCAGGCGCTACGGAGTGCCGGCCAACGCGATCATGGAAGCCAACGGCATAAAGGATCCGAAGACCGTTTCTGCCGGGCAGAAAATCCTTATACCGACCTACGTCTATTCGCATAACGCGAGCGTTTCGGCGCCGGACAGCGATCCGGCAACGCAGGCTGCAAGCGCGGCTGTCGGAAATCGCAGTTCGCTGCCTCGGGACGTCGCACCAGCGCCCCGTCCCCGGCCGGCCGTCGCCAAGGCTTCGGCGGCGCCGCAACGTGCAGAAGTGACCGCGGGCGGCGGACGCTATACGGTGGTCGCCGGCGACACCCTGTCCGCGATTTCGCGCAAGACCGGCGCGAGCATCGAAGCCATCAAGCGGGTCAACTCGATGTCGACGGATACCGTTCGCATCGGCCAGACCCTCGTCATCCCGGGATTGAGCGCGCCGGAGACGCAGCAGGTTGCAGCCGCTCCGAAGATCGATCCGGTGACGACCAGCAAGACCCGTCCGGTGGAAGATCCCAAGCCGGTCAACGGCTACACTCCGCCGCGCGTGGTCAGCAAGTCCACCGAGGGCTCCATCACGACGATCGAGACGAATGACACCGCCAGGGCGCCGGAAGCGACAGGCGTCAACACGATGCGTTGGCCGGTTCAGGGGCGCATCGTCGGCGCATTCGGTTCGAACGCCGGCGGAAAGCCCAATGACGGCATCGACATTTCGGTGCCTGCCGGAACCCCGGTCAAGGCGGCGGAGAACGGCGTCGTCATCTACGCGGGCGACGGCTTGAAGGAGCTCGGCAAGACAGTCCTTGTCCGTCACAGCGACGGCGTGGTGACGGTCTATGGCCATGTTTCCGAGATCGCCGTGAAGCGCGGCGATACCGTCAAGCGGGGCCAGCAGATCGCGTCTTCCGGCATGTCCGGTTCGGCCAAGCAGCCCCAGCTGCACTTTGAGGTGCGCAAGAACTCCAAGCCGGTCAACCCGCTGACATTCCTTCAGTAG
- a CDS encoding ATP-binding protein translates to MQQAIDALNEKLDRLVAALERLAPPPPPTPDFSAADCFVWDNAAGALSPVTDVNRIDIGLIRGVDRVRDILLDNTRRFATGLPANNVLLWGARGMGKSSLVKASHAAIAAETGTALKLIEIHREDIDALPRLMQLLRPAPARFIVFCDDLSFDHDDTSYKSLKAVLDGGVEGRPDNVIFYATSNRRHLLPRDMIENERSTAINPSEAVEEKVSLSDRFGLWLGFHKCSQDDYLEMIEAYVRHFGLDIEPEELRRDSLEWATTRGARSGRVAWQYVNDLAGRLGKKLETPSPY, encoded by the coding sequence ATGCAGCAAGCCATCGACGCCCTGAACGAGAAACTCGACCGCCTGGTCGCAGCGCTGGAACGGCTGGCTCCGCCGCCGCCACCGACACCGGACTTCTCCGCAGCCGATTGTTTCGTATGGGACAATGCCGCCGGAGCGCTGTCACCCGTCACCGACGTCAACCGCATAGACATCGGCCTTATCCGGGGCGTCGACCGGGTGCGCGACATCTTGCTGGACAACACGAGGCGCTTTGCCACCGGGCTGCCCGCGAACAATGTTTTGTTGTGGGGCGCGCGCGGAATGGGCAAGTCATCGCTGGTAAAGGCATCCCACGCGGCCATAGCTGCGGAAACCGGCACCGCGCTGAAGCTGATCGAGATCCATCGTGAGGACATCGACGCCCTGCCCCGCCTCATGCAGTTGCTCAGGCCGGCGCCGGCGCGCTTCATCGTGTTCTGCGACGACTTGTCATTCGATCACGACGATACGTCCTACAAATCCCTCAAGGCGGTGCTCGATGGCGGCGTCGAAGGCCGCCCAGACAACGTGATTTTCTACGCCACGTCGAACCGCCGTCACCTTCTCCCGCGCGACATGATCGAGAACGAACGCTCTACTGCCATCAACCCCTCCGAGGCAGTCGAGGAGAAGGTGTCACTGTCGGACCGCTTTGGCCTGTGGCTCGGCTTCCACAAGTGCAGCCAGGATGACTACCTCGAAATGATCGAGGCATATGTACGCCACTTCGGCCTCGACATCGAACCGGAGGAGTTGCGGCGCGACAGCCTGGAATGGGCGACGACCCGCGGAGCAAGGTCCGGACGGGTCGCCTGGCAATATGTCAACGATCTTGCCGGTCGCCTCGGAAAGAAGCTCGAGACGCCATCGCCCTACTGA
- the yajC gene encoding preprotein translocase subunit YajC yields MFVSPAYAQAAGGSAGGADVFMSVLPFILIFVVMYFLIIRPQRTQMKKREEMLKAIRRNDTVVTGGGIIGKVTKVVDDNELEVEIAQNVKIRVARAMIADVRVKGEPVAANDAAKK; encoded by the coding sequence ATGTTCGTATCACCCGCCTACGCACAGGCAGCCGGCGGTTCCGCCGGCGGTGCAGATGTCTTCATGTCGGTTCTGCCGTTCATCCTCATCTTTGTCGTGATGTATTTCCTCATCATCCGGCCCCAGCGCACGCAGATGAAAAAGCGCGAGGAAATGCTGAAGGCAATTCGCCGCAACGACACCGTCGTGACCGGTGGCGGTATCATCGGCAAGGTGACCAAGGTCGTCGACGACAACGAACTCGAGGTCGAGATCGCCCAGAACGTGAAGATCCGCGTGGCGCGTGCGATGATTGCCGACGTGCGGGTGAAGGGCGAGCCTGTGGCCGCCAACGACGCGGCAAAGAAATAG
- the secDF gene encoding protein translocase subunit SecDF yields the protein MLYFSPWKTVLIWLTVLVGILFAIPNLFSGATVQSFPGFLPQSKLALGLDLQGGVHLQLKLDREELVGHRLESVRDEVRRSLREGGIGYTGLSGSGQTVSVRIRDTAQVERARELLEPLTEAVSAGLLSGGIVQEVTLEEPEPALFRLNLTDQGIEYRMAQAVSQTVEVLRGRIDELGTTEPIIQRQGTDRIIVQVPGLDDPQRLKDIIGTTARLTFQMVDTSVSAQDALQTRPPAGTEVLYSADDPPVPYVVETREIVTGENLEDAQAGFDQRTNEPIVSFRFDGTGAQRFGRATQENVGKPFAIVLDNQVISAPVIREPILGGSGQISGNFTVEGANDLAILLRAGALPLTPTFVEERTVGPSLGADSIAAGETAGIIGAALVVAFMFLAYGFLGIVANIALVINVVLIIAALSGLGATLTLPGIAGIVLTVGMAVDSNVLIFERIREERAAGRSVIQAIDTGFQRALATIVDANLTTLIAAVILFYLGSGPIRGFAVTLAIGIVTTVFTAFVLTRWMMAFWVRRNRPKELPKAPVRLVPDGTKISFMWLRRMTFTGSAIAVIASMVLFASVNMNLGIDFKGGSLIEVQAKGDQADIGDIRSRLSALNLGDVQVQGFGTEKDVLIRVEEQGGGENAEQTVVTKVRSELEADYDFRRVEVVGPTVSGELARAGTFAVLAALFAILVYIWLRFEWQFAVGAIIATTHDVLLTIGMYVVTGLEFNLSSIAAILTIVGYSLNDTVVVYDRVRENLRRYKKMPLPDLLDMSMNQTLPRTILTSLTTLLALLGLFFFGGEVLRSFVAAMIFGVVVGTYSSVLIAAPLLILFKLRPGAFDRDQGEKEATSKTMPVDIETP from the coding sequence ATGCTTTACTTTTCACCCTGGAAAACGGTGCTCATCTGGTTGACGGTGCTCGTCGGCATCCTGTTTGCCATTCCGAACCTGTTCTCCGGAGCCACGGTTCAGTCCTTCCCCGGTTTTCTGCCGCAAAGCAAGCTTGCGCTCGGTCTCGACCTTCAGGGCGGGGTGCATCTGCAACTGAAGCTCGATCGCGAAGAGCTCGTCGGGCACCGGCTCGAGTCGGTTCGCGACGAGGTGCGCCGATCCCTTCGCGAGGGCGGGATCGGCTATACCGGCCTGAGCGGCAGCGGCCAGACCGTCTCGGTGCGGATTCGCGACACGGCCCAGGTCGAACGTGCGAGGGAACTCCTCGAACCCTTGACGGAAGCCGTTTCTGCCGGACTTCTCAGTGGCGGTATCGTCCAGGAAGTCACGCTGGAAGAGCCCGAACCGGCCCTGTTCCGTTTGAACCTGACCGATCAGGGCATTGAATACAGGATGGCCCAGGCGGTCTCGCAGACCGTGGAAGTGCTGCGCGGACGAATCGACGAACTCGGGACGACCGAGCCGATCATTCAGCGCCAGGGCACCGATCGCATCATCGTGCAGGTGCCGGGTCTCGACGATCCTCAGCGCCTGAAGGACATAATCGGCACGACAGCGCGTCTGACGTTCCAGATGGTGGATACCTCGGTGTCTGCACAGGACGCGCTGCAGACCCGTCCTCCGGCCGGTACCGAGGTGCTCTATTCGGCCGACGATCCGCCGGTTCCCTACGTGGTGGAAACCCGTGAGATCGTGACTGGCGAGAACTTGGAGGATGCACAGGCCGGATTCGACCAGCGCACCAACGAGCCGATCGTTTCTTTCCGTTTTGACGGAACCGGCGCCCAGCGCTTCGGGCGTGCCACGCAGGAAAATGTCGGCAAGCCGTTTGCCATCGTCCTCGACAATCAGGTGATATCGGCCCCGGTGATCCGCGAACCCATTCTCGGCGGATCGGGCCAGATATCGGGCAATTTCACGGTCGAGGGCGCGAATGATCTCGCGATCCTGCTGCGCGCCGGTGCACTGCCGTTGACGCCGACCTTCGTGGAAGAGCGTACGGTGGGTCCGAGCCTCGGCGCCGACTCGATTGCCGCCGGTGAAACCGCAGGCATCATCGGCGCGGCGCTGGTCGTCGCGTTCATGTTCCTGGCCTATGGCTTTCTCGGTATCGTCGCCAATATCGCGCTCGTCATCAACGTTGTCCTGATCATCGCGGCGCTGTCCGGTCTTGGTGCGACCCTGACCCTGCCCGGAATTGCCGGTATCGTGCTGACGGTCGGCATGGCGGTGGATTCCAACGTGCTGATCTTCGAACGCATACGCGAGGAACGCGCGGCGGGGCGATCGGTCATCCAGGCAATAGACACCGGTTTTCAGCGTGCGCTGGCAACCATCGTCGATGCCAACCTGACGACGTTGATCGCGGCCGTCATCCTGTTCTATCTCGGTTCGGGGCCGATCCGCGGCTTTGCGGTGACACTGGCCATCGGTATCGTGACGACCGTGTTCACCGCCTTCGTGCTGACACGGTGGATGATGGCGTTCTGGGTTCGCCGCAACCGCCCCAAGGAACTGCCGAAGGCGCCGGTCAGGCTGGTGCCGGACGGGACGAAGATTTCGTTCATGTGGCTGCGCCGGATGACGTTTACCGGTTCGGCGATCGCGGTGATCGCGTCCATGGTCCTGTTTGCGTCCGTGAACATGAACCTCGGCATCGACTTCAAGGGCGGTTCGCTGATTGAGGTGCAGGCCAAGGGCGACCAGGCGGATATCGGTGATATTCGCTCGCGCCTTTCTGCGCTCAATCTGGGCGATGTCCAGGTGCAGGGCTTCGGTACCGAAAAGGACGTGCTCATTCGGGTCGAGGAACAGGGCGGCGGCGAAAATGCCGAGCAGACGGTTGTAACGAAGGTCCGCAGCGAGCTTGAGGCCGATTACGACTTCCGGCGGGTCGAGGTGGTCGGACCGACAGTCTCTGGCGAGCTTGCGCGCGCAGGCACTTTCGCCGTTCTGGCCGCGCTGTTCGCCATTCTCGTCTATATCTGGCTTCGCTTCGAGTGGCAGTTCGCGGTGGGCGCGATCATCGCGACAACGCATGACGTGCTTCTGACGATCGGCATGTATGTCGTGACCGGCCTGGAGTTCAACCTGTCCAGTATCGCGGCGATCCTGACCATCGTCGGCTACTCGCTGAACGACACGGTGGTCGTCTATGACCGCGTGCGCGAGAACCTGCGCCGCTACAAGAAGATGCCGTTGCCGGACCTGCTCGACATGTCGATGAACCAGACGCTGCCGCGCACGATCCTGACCTCGCTGACAACGCTCCTGGCTCTGCTCGGGCTGTTCTTCTTCGGCGGGGAGGTGTTGCGCTCCTTTGTCGCCGCCATGATCTTCGGCGTGGTCGTCGGAACCTATTCCTCCGTGCTCATCGCGGCGCCGCTGCTCATCCTGTTCAAGCTGCGGCCCGGTGCGTTCGATCGTGACCAGGGCGAGAAGGAAGCGACCTCGAAGACCATGCCGGTCGACATCGAGACTCCCTGA
- a CDS encoding Mth938-like domain-containing protein: MAKGIEIREAHFPGRAPIDSYGAGGFRFADMSHRGSILCLPSGVHGWDVSSPGEISEQSLARVFDEAGDIEVLLVGMGDEFRRVPKELQQALREQGIITDAMSTGSAVRTYNVLLAEDRAVAAALIAVEDAGKRP; encoded by the coding sequence ATGGCGAAGGGAATTGAAATCCGGGAAGCGCATTTTCCCGGCCGTGCGCCGATCGACAGCTATGGCGCGGGTGGATTTCGCTTTGCCGACATGTCGCATCGCGGCTCGATCCTTTGCCTTCCCTCCGGGGTTCATGGCTGGGACGTGAGCAGCCCCGGCGAGATCAGCGAACAGTCGCTCGCGCGGGTCTTCGACGAGGCCGGCGATATCGAGGTCCTGCTGGTGGGGATGGGTGACGAGTTCCGGCGTGTGCCGAAGGAATTGCAGCAGGCCCTTCGGGAGCAGGGCATAATCACCGATGCCATGAGTACCGGCTCCGCGGTGCGCACCTACAATGTGCTTCTTGCGGAGGACCGGGCCGTCGCGGCCGCGCTTATTGCGGTGGAAGATGCCGGAAAGCGGCCCTGA
- a CDS encoding phytoene/squalene synthase family protein produces the protein MASGVSDAFRHCMDELRAGDRERYLSVLFAPAERRPALAALYAYNLELARVRDRVSEPMPGEIRLQWWQEVVSGEREGEGRQHPVAALLLDAVDACGLSRPALANMAEARIFDLYDDPMPDRTALEGYLGETVSALFQMSAQILDPSAAAGAADAAGHAGVAYGIAGLMGHAPLHRARNQVYVPGDVLAAAGTDAAAWLAGEDRDAMARVTTILVSLVHEHLSRAETGLGGLPASLKPAFLPLAVVKPLAARLEKAGAAHAREPVTLSPLRLHWLYLRRVLAGAGG, from the coding sequence ATGGCTTCCGGGGTGAGTGACGCCTTCCGCCATTGCATGGACGAACTGCGTGCGGGCGACCGGGAGCGCTATCTCTCCGTGCTGTTCGCGCCGGCGGAGAGACGTCCCGCCCTTGCCGCCCTCTACGCCTACAACCTGGAGCTGGCGCGGGTTCGCGACCGGGTGTCGGAGCCGATGCCCGGGGAAATACGCCTGCAATGGTGGCAGGAGGTCGTGTCCGGCGAACGCGAAGGCGAGGGGCGGCAGCATCCTGTCGCAGCCCTGCTGCTGGATGCGGTGGATGCCTGCGGGCTGTCGCGTCCGGCGCTCGCCAACATGGCGGAGGCGCGGATATTCGATCTCTATGACGATCCGATGCCGGACCGCACGGCGCTGGAGGGATATCTCGGCGAGACCGTGTCGGCCCTGTTCCAGATGTCGGCGCAGATCCTTGATCCTTCTGCCGCTGCCGGAGCGGCGGATGCGGCCGGGCATGCCGGTGTCGCCTACGGGATTGCCGGCCTGATGGGACATGCACCCCTGCACCGCGCGCGAAACCAGGTCTACGTGCCGGGCGATGTTCTCGCTGCGGCGGGGACGGATGCGGCCGCATGGCTCGCGGGCGAGGACAGGGATGCCATGGCGCGGGTCACGACAATCCTCGTGTCGCTGGTGCATGAGCATTTGTCGAGGGCAGAGACAGGGCTCGGCGGCCTGCCGGCTTCGCTGAAGCCCGCCTTCCTGCCCCTTGCCGTTGTGAAGCCGCTGGCAGCGCGGCTGGAGAAAGCCGGCGCGGCGCATGCCCGCGAGCCCGTGACGCTGTCGCCCCTGCGGTTGCACTGGCTCTACCTGCGGCGCGTCCTTGCCGGAGCAGGGGGATAG
- a CDS encoding sterol desaturase family protein has translation MDLGQIIPQLPDVTQYAIPFFIIAMLAELAWLKLTHATDKAGFETRDTLTSLLMGTGNVVTGMIFGVVSYSVLLSLWQFRLFDLGLHWWVFLAAFLLDDLRYYWYHRIAHRVRWVWAEHVNHHSSQHYNLSTALRQSWTGLFTGMFILQTPLVLLGLHPAVIAFTFGFNLVYQFWIHTEAIGKMPRWFEFVFNTPSHHRVHHATNPRYLDANYAGVLIIWDRMFGTFVEELEEDMPRYGIVKNIGTFNPFKVAFHEWISMFRDASQQGLTIGQRLGYLFMPPGWSHDGSRKRSEELKVDFVRRHPDQAGMPGLPVAVGPDEGKRSLVPGE, from the coding sequence ATGGATCTCGGCCAGATTATTCCGCAACTCCCGGATGTGACGCAATACGCGATTCCGTTCTTCATTATCGCGATGCTGGCGGAACTGGCATGGCTGAAGCTGACCCATGCGACTGACAAGGCCGGTTTCGAAACCCGGGATACATTGACGTCGCTGTTGATGGGGACAGGCAATGTTGTAACCGGTATGATTTTCGGCGTGGTGTCCTACTCTGTGCTGCTTTCGCTATGGCAGTTTCGTTTGTTTGATCTCGGGCTGCACTGGTGGGTTTTCCTCGCGGCGTTTCTGCTGGATGACCTTCGGTACTACTGGTATCACCGTATCGCTCATCGTGTGCGCTGGGTCTGGGCGGAGCACGTGAACCACCACTCCAGTCAGCACTACAACCTGTCGACGGCACTCAGACAGTCATGGACAGGGCTCTTCACCGGGATGTTCATCCTGCAAACCCCCTTAGTGCTTCTCGGCCTGCATCCGGCGGTGATCGCTTTTACCTTCGGGTTCAACCTCGTTTACCAGTTCTGGATCCATACGGAGGCCATCGGCAAGATGCCGCGCTGGTTCGAATTCGTCTTCAATACGCCGTCGCATCACCGGGTCCACCACGCGACCAACCCGCGCTATCTTGATGCCAACTATGCCGGAGTCCTGATCATCTGGGACCGCATGTTCGGCACTTTCGTCGAGGAATTGGAAGAAGACATGCCGCGCTACGGCATCGTCAAGAACATCGGGACGTTCAATCCGTTCAAGGTAGCGTTCCATGAATGGATCTCGATGTTCCGGGATGCGTCTCAACAGGGGCTGACAATTGGTCAGCGGCTCGGATACCTGTTCATGCCACCGGGCTGGAGCCATGACGGAAGCCGCAAGAGATCGGAAGAGTTGAAGGTCGATTTCGTACGCCGACATCCGGATCAGGCCGGCATGCCGGGATTGCCGGTCGCCGTCGGGCCGGATGAGGGCAAGCGAAGTCTCGTACCTGGCGAGTAG